Proteins from one Corallococcus exiguus genomic window:
- a CDS encoding helix-hairpin-helix domain-containing protein yields MRRLGSALLAVSMLVGCGAGSEAGTTPESGSTTPSAEQQQQAPILTTTNVDVAIECSGILEFANTASYSLLDRYLPSNVVTNLVNRRATTPFTSLADLSTVPLVGPARLKQLEGGARTMDFIDADCVGILDGIAISRDDQTAIVALVNSIDDSELHDVLPDAWNGAVNLLNARPFANAQQIADTAGIGDVSFRNIRNSATLSRPLEALFTAINAIPSNGSYGATTLRHFDWWNIASANHYYRDDKTCFGLEPTSVPYGASIRPNLADAAEVRAEVQRAFNYVGGNTKVSTTVRDAGFANLDALTQGRSFKGCIITYENDPWSRNTVHIYVDTVNGFSVMTETWWAE; encoded by the coding sequence ATGCGTCGTCTTGGCTCAGCCCTTCTCGCCGTGAGCATGCTCGTGGGTTGCGGTGCCGGTTCCGAAGCTGGAACCACCCCCGAGTCCGGCTCCACCACCCCGTCCGCCGAGCAGCAGCAGCAGGCGCCCATCCTCACCACGACGAACGTCGACGTGGCCATCGAGTGCTCGGGCATCCTCGAGTTCGCGAACACGGCGTCGTACTCGCTCCTCGACCGTTACCTGCCCAGCAACGTGGTCACCAACCTCGTGAACCGCCGCGCCACCACGCCGTTCACGTCGCTGGCGGACCTGTCCACCGTGCCGCTCGTCGGCCCGGCCCGGCTCAAGCAGCTGGAGGGCGGCGCCCGGACGATGGACTTCATCGACGCGGACTGTGTCGGCATCCTGGATGGCATCGCCATCTCCCGTGACGACCAGACCGCCATCGTCGCGCTGGTGAACAGCATCGACGACTCGGAGCTGCACGACGTCCTGCCGGACGCGTGGAACGGCGCCGTGAACCTGCTCAACGCGCGCCCCTTCGCCAACGCGCAGCAGATCGCCGACACGGCGGGCATTGGTGACGTGAGCTTCCGCAACATCCGCAACTCCGCCACCCTGAGCCGCCCCCTGGAGGCGCTCTTCACCGCCATCAACGCCATTCCCTCCAACGGGTCCTACGGCGCCACCACCCTGCGCCACTTCGACTGGTGGAACATCGCGTCCGCCAACCACTACTACCGCGACGACAAGACGTGCTTCGGCCTGGAGCCCACCAGCGTCCCCTACGGCGCCTCCATCCGCCCGAACCTGGCCGATGCCGCCGAGGTGCGCGCCGAGGTCCAGCGCGCCTTCAACTACGTCGGCGGTAACACCAAGGTCTCCACCACGGTCCGTGACGCGGGCTTCGCGAACCTGGACGCGCTGACCCAGGGCCGCTCGTTCAAGGGCTGCATCATCACCTACGAGAACGACCCCTGGAGCCGCAACACCGTCCACATCTACGTGGACACCGTGAACGGCTTCAGCGTGATGACCGAGACCTGGTGGGCAGAGTAG
- the pulA gene encoding pullulanase-type alpha-1,6-glucosidase produces MTRALALGGLLAALVPLSALAAPTSVTVVGDLQSEAGCASDNDPTCAQTALTYDAADDKWQGSFNVPVGTWHFKVALDGSLAQTHGGPGGANVVLTQTTAGAVKFYFDANTLYVTSNRSSTIATVAGTLQAKLGCPGDWSPDCLRTMMQDPDGDGIYTFTTTGLTAGIYECKVALDENWGTAYPGSNAAFEVERDNQEMIITFDSGASKKVTIRAADAPAGDLLLARAHWISRDTVVWSPEVAVPAGTVFKLHTAPTGGMTLNSTGVQGGTAVTLTVDAAGLTPAQAERFKNLQGRTVLKLAEADVANAATWLKGQVALSATNTAGVLLDATSAQLAGVLDDLDTYDGPLGATFENGIPTLRLWAPTAKSVNLLLFADGTPTSTFTRVAMTAGDKGVWSATGDATWKNRYFLYEVEVYARKEGKVVTNRVTDPYSVSLSINSELSQIVDLSDPALAPQGWSTLAKPVLEAPEDIVLYELHARDFSINDLTVPENERGTFKAFTHESDGMKHLTRLAKAGLTHVHLLPVFDIATINEDRAAQQHPAGDLVSLPPDSDQQQAAVKAVADLDGFNWGYDPYHYTVPEGSYSTNAQGTTRTVEFRQMVQALNQHGLRVVMDVVYNHTNSSGQNAKSVLDRIVPGYYHRLSDDGNVETSTCCQNTASENAMMEKLLIDSVVTWSKAYKVDGFRFDLMGHHMKSNMVKLRATLDALTMEKDGVDGKAIYVYGEGWDFGEVQKNARGTNATQLNMAGTGIGTFNDRLRDAARGGGPFSGLQDQGFISGLLSDPNSSNQGTEAAQKDRLLLYGDWIRVGLTGNLKDYTLVDATGKSVTGAEVKYNEGTPVGYTLDPQEVITYVSAHDNETLFDAVQLKARRDLPMAERVRMNNLGVSLVALSQGIPFFHAGDELLRSKSLDRNSYNSGDWFNRLDWTYQSNNWGVGLPIVEDNDDGRARWALFKPMLADAALKPANADIVRARDHFEEMLTIRKSSRLFRLRTGDEVKQLVRFENTGPDQIPGLIVMAMQDHGTNAEGKRAIVLFNGTDDAQTFKADGYKSLKLKLHPVLQASTDPVVRTSAYDAATGGFTVPARSTAVFVTDDAVVDPDPDPQDPQDPDESDGCNCQSTVPGPLGATSLLMLCGLALKLRRRRA; encoded by the coding sequence ATGACGCGAGCGCTCGCGTTAGGCGGGCTCCTGGCGGCGCTCGTGCCGCTGTCGGCGCTGGCGGCGCCCACGTCGGTGACGGTCGTTGGCGATCTGCAGAGCGAGGCAGGCTGCGCCTCCGACAACGACCCCACCTGCGCGCAGACGGCGCTGACGTACGACGCGGCGGACGACAAGTGGCAGGGCTCGTTCAACGTGCCGGTGGGCACCTGGCACTTCAAGGTCGCGCTGGACGGTTCGCTGGCGCAGACGCACGGCGGCCCCGGCGGCGCGAACGTGGTGCTGACGCAGACGACGGCGGGCGCGGTGAAGTTCTACTTCGACGCGAACACGCTGTACGTGACGAGCAACCGCTCCAGCACCATCGCCACGGTGGCGGGCACGCTCCAGGCGAAGCTGGGCTGTCCCGGTGACTGGTCCCCGGACTGCCTGCGCACGATGATGCAGGACCCGGACGGCGACGGCATCTACACCTTCACCACGACCGGGCTGACGGCGGGCATCTACGAGTGCAAGGTCGCGCTCGACGAAAACTGGGGCACCGCCTACCCGGGCAGCAACGCGGCCTTCGAGGTGGAGAGGGACAACCAGGAGATGATCATCACCTTCGACTCGGGTGCCTCCAAGAAGGTGACCATCCGCGCCGCGGACGCTCCGGCGGGGGACCTGCTGCTGGCGCGGGCGCACTGGATTTCGCGCGACACGGTGGTGTGGAGCCCGGAGGTCGCGGTGCCCGCGGGCACGGTGTTCAAGCTGCACACGGCGCCCACGGGCGGCATGACGCTGAACAGCACCGGCGTGCAGGGCGGCACGGCGGTGACGCTGACGGTGGACGCCGCGGGCCTCACCCCCGCGCAGGCGGAGCGCTTCAAGAACCTCCAGGGCCGCACGGTGCTGAAGCTCGCCGAGGCGGACGTGGCCAACGCGGCCACGTGGCTCAAGGGCCAGGTGGCCCTGTCCGCGACGAACACGGCGGGCGTGCTGCTGGACGCCACCAGCGCGCAGCTCGCGGGCGTGCTGGACGACCTGGACACGTATGACGGGCCGCTGGGCGCGACGTTCGAGAACGGCATCCCCACGCTGCGCCTGTGGGCCCCCACGGCCAAGAGCGTGAACCTGCTGCTCTTCGCGGACGGCACCCCCACGTCCACCTTCACCCGCGTGGCCATGACGGCCGGCGACAAGGGCGTCTGGAGCGCGACGGGCGACGCGACGTGGAAGAACCGCTACTTCCTCTACGAGGTGGAGGTCTACGCCCGCAAGGAGGGCAAGGTCGTCACCAACCGCGTCACGGACCCCTACTCGGTGTCCCTCTCCATCAACAGCGAGCTGAGCCAGATCGTGGACCTTTCGGACCCCGCGCTCGCGCCGCAGGGCTGGAGCACGCTGGCGAAGCCCGTGCTGGAGGCCCCGGAGGACATCGTCCTCTACGAGCTGCACGCGCGCGACTTCAGCATCAACGACCTGACGGTGCCGGAGAACGAGCGCGGCACGTTCAAGGCGTTCACGCACGAGTCCGACGGAATGAAGCACCTGACCCGGCTGGCGAAGGCGGGCCTGACGCACGTGCACCTGTTGCCGGTGTTCGACATCGCGACCATCAACGAGGACCGCGCGGCGCAGCAGCACCCCGCGGGCGACCTGGTGTCGCTGCCGCCGGACTCCGACCAGCAGCAGGCGGCGGTGAAGGCCGTGGCGGACCTGGACGGCTTCAACTGGGGCTATGACCCGTACCACTACACGGTGCCGGAGGGCAGCTACTCCACCAACGCGCAGGGCACGACGCGCACGGTGGAGTTCCGGCAGATGGTGCAGGCGCTCAACCAGCACGGCCTGCGCGTGGTGATGGACGTGGTCTACAACCACACCAACTCCTCCGGGCAGAACGCCAAGAGCGTGTTGGACCGCATCGTCCCGGGCTACTACCACCGCCTCAGCGACGACGGGAACGTGGAGACGAGCACCTGCTGCCAGAACACCGCGTCCGAGAACGCGATGATGGAGAAGCTGCTCATCGACTCCGTGGTGACCTGGTCCAAGGCGTACAAGGTGGACGGCTTCCGCTTCGACCTGATGGGCCACCACATGAAGTCCAACATGGTGAAGCTGCGCGCCACGCTGGACGCGCTCACCATGGAGAAGGACGGCGTGGACGGCAAGGCCATCTACGTCTACGGCGAGGGCTGGGACTTCGGCGAGGTGCAGAAGAACGCGCGCGGCACCAACGCCACGCAGCTCAACATGGCGGGCACGGGCATCGGCACGTTCAACGACCGCCTGCGCGACGCGGCCCGCGGCGGTGGCCCCTTCAGCGGGCTCCAGGACCAGGGCTTCATCAGCGGCCTGCTGTCCGACCCGAACAGCTCCAACCAGGGCACGGAGGCGGCGCAGAAGGACCGGCTGCTGCTCTACGGCGATTGGATCCGCGTGGGCCTGACGGGCAACCTGAAGGACTACACGCTGGTGGACGCCACCGGCAAGTCCGTCACTGGCGCGGAGGTAAAGTACAACGAGGGGACCCCGGTCGGCTACACGCTGGACCCGCAGGAGGTCATCACCTACGTCTCCGCGCACGACAACGAGACGCTGTTCGACGCGGTGCAGTTGAAGGCGCGGCGCGACCTGCCCATGGCCGAGCGCGTGCGGATGAACAACCTGGGTGTGTCGCTGGTGGCGCTGAGCCAGGGCATCCCGTTCTTCCACGCGGGCGACGAGCTGCTGCGCTCCAAGTCGCTGGACCGCAACAGCTACAACTCCGGTGACTGGTTCAACCGGCTTGACTGGACCTACCAGTCGAACAACTGGGGCGTGGGGCTGCCCATCGTGGAGGACAACGACGACGGCCGGGCCCGCTGGGCGCTCTTCAAGCCCATGCTGGCGGACGCGGCGCTGAAGCCGGCGAACGCGGACATCGTCCGGGCGCGCGACCACTTCGAGGAGATGCTGACCATCCGCAAGAGCTCGCGGCTGTTCCGCCTGCGCACCGGTGACGAGGTGAAGCAGCTGGTGCGCTTCGAGAACACCGGTCCGGACCAGATTCCGGGCCTCATCGTGATGGCCATGCAGGACCACGGCACGAACGCCGAGGGCAAGCGCGCCATCGTGCTGTTCAACGGCACGGACGACGCACAGACGTTCAAGGCGGACGGGTACAAGTCCCTGAAGCTCAAGCTGCACCCGGTGCTTCAGGCCTCCACGGACCCGGTGGTGCGCACCTCCGCGTACGACGCGGCCACGGGCGGCTTCACGGTGCCGGCGCGCAGCACCGCCGTGTTCGTCACCGACGACGCGGTGGTGGACCCGGATCCGGATCCGCAGGACCCCCAGGACCCGGACGAGTCCGACGGCTGCAACTGCCAGAGCACGGTGCCCGGCCCCCTGGGCGCCACCAGCCTGCTGATGCTCTGCGGCCTGGCGCTGAAGCTGCGCCGCCGCCGCGCGTAG
- a CDS encoding extracellular solute-binding protein, with protein MTHLRTLLAALCLCAVGLLPVPSFAATELVLWHAYRAEEKAALEKVVAEYNKANEGKVKVTTLAVPYDAYADKISATVPRGKGPDLFIFAQDRLGGWIEAGNTVEPIDFFLDDATKKRFIPTTMEAMTYRGTAYGLPLNYKVITLIYNKKLVPTPPKTSGEMVTMAKKLTDAKAGRFGLAYAYNDFYYHAAVMNGFGGGVFDAKNAPTMNSPANVKSVEQVLKWKNKDGILPAEPSSALITSLFNEGKAAMVFSGPWFLGEVSKDVEYGLARLPTLDENKGTPLKPWMTVEGVYVAAPSKSKEAAYDFAKFLTDAGPGKTLALEGRQSPANQAVYQDAKVAADPLLKAMKDQVDVAVPMPNLPEMSMVWTPATSAMNTVFKNTATPKAALDSAQKSVAKDVAGLRKK; from the coding sequence ATGACGCACCTGCGAACGTTGCTCGCGGCCCTCTGTCTGTGCGCAGTCGGCCTGTTGCCCGTCCCGTCCTTCGCCGCCACGGAGCTGGTGCTCTGGCACGCCTACCGCGCGGAGGAGAAGGCCGCGCTGGAGAAGGTGGTCGCCGAGTACAACAAGGCGAACGAAGGCAAGGTCAAGGTCACCACGCTGGCGGTGCCCTACGACGCCTACGCGGACAAGATTTCCGCCACCGTGCCGCGCGGCAAGGGCCCGGACCTCTTCATCTTCGCGCAGGACCGCCTGGGCGGCTGGATTGAAGCGGGCAACACGGTGGAGCCCATCGACTTCTTCCTGGATGACGCGACGAAGAAGCGCTTCATCCCCACGACGATGGAGGCGATGACCTACCGCGGGACGGCGTACGGCCTGCCGCTGAACTACAAGGTCATCACGCTCATCTACAACAAGAAGCTGGTCCCCACGCCGCCCAAGACGTCCGGCGAGATGGTGACGATGGCCAAGAAGCTCACCGACGCGAAGGCGGGCCGCTTCGGTCTGGCGTACGCGTACAACGACTTCTACTACCACGCGGCCGTGATGAACGGCTTCGGCGGCGGCGTGTTCGACGCGAAGAACGCCCCCACGATGAACTCGCCCGCCAACGTGAAGTCGGTGGAGCAGGTCCTCAAGTGGAAGAACAAGGACGGCATCCTCCCCGCGGAGCCCTCCAGCGCGCTCATCACCTCGCTCTTCAATGAGGGCAAGGCCGCGATGGTGTTCTCCGGCCCGTGGTTCCTGGGCGAGGTCTCCAAGGACGTGGAGTACGGCCTGGCGCGGCTGCCCACGCTGGATGAGAACAAGGGCACGCCGCTGAAGCCCTGGATGACGGTGGAGGGCGTGTACGTGGCCGCCCCGTCGAAGAGCAAGGAAGCGGCGTACGACTTCGCGAAGTTCCTCACCGACGCGGGCCCCGGCAAGACGCTGGCCCTGGAGGGCCGCCAGAGCCCCGCGAACCAGGCCGTGTACCAGGACGCGAAGGTGGCGGCGGATCCGCTGCTCAAGGCGATGAAGGACCAGGTGGACGTGGCGGTGCCCATGCCCAACCTGCCGGAGATGTCGATGGTCTGGACCCCGGCCACCAGCGCGATGAACACCGTGTTCAAGAACACCGCCACCCCCAAGGCGGCGTTGGACTCGGCCCAGAAGAGCGTGGCGAAGGACGTCGCCGGCCTGCGCAAGAAGTAA
- a CDS encoding alpha-amylase family glycosyl hydrolase, translating into MFQGFVALCLAGCATAPPTPTQPAPEAAATQPAAPAPEAPEARTTPAPEPVKEAAPASEKKEPARPWADEVLYFVVVDRFADGDPSNNEKGDVKAAGTFHGGDLKGLTAKLEELSSLGVTALWVTPLLKQIPGFVTGSGFPDWGYHGYWADDFQALDPRFGTEEDFKALVDAAHARGIRVLLDVVYNHPGYNSRYLKDHPDWLRSEDKGTCGSDDLTSCVAGLPDFKTERPEVAKYLLDAQIDWAKRSGVDGFRLDTVKHVSHDFWKEHRRRTRAEISPDFFLLGELWGGDVEGLAPYFTPDEMDAGFDFAFQGNALGFVQGRGRAVAFDRYLQSRAKVTPGHHLSHFLSSHDVDGALHQLQGNVPLFRLAATLQLTTSGIPVIYYGEEVGRAGGDWPQNRSDMPWGKQAVKPGAGKKRDEALRDYYKRLIAIRRAHPALSRGTHSPLSTEGDVYVFQRRDEASGDTVVVAVNRAKTKGAVSVPWPEAWTGVGEVEDLLNGGRTKAGATLDLALPPLSARILGRVP; encoded by the coding sequence ATGTTCCAGGGCTTTGTGGCCCTGTGTCTGGCGGGGTGCGCCACGGCCCCTCCGACGCCGACGCAGCCCGCGCCGGAGGCCGCCGCGACGCAGCCCGCCGCGCCCGCTCCGGAGGCTCCCGAGGCTCGGACGACCCCCGCCCCCGAACCCGTGAAGGAGGCTGCTCCGGCTTCTGAGAAAAAGGAGCCCGCGCGGCCCTGGGCGGACGAGGTGCTGTACTTCGTGGTGGTGGATCGCTTCGCGGACGGCGATCCCTCCAACAACGAGAAGGGCGACGTGAAGGCGGCGGGCACCTTCCACGGCGGCGACCTGAAGGGGCTCACCGCGAAGCTGGAGGAGCTGTCGTCGCTGGGCGTGACCGCGCTGTGGGTGACGCCGCTCTTGAAGCAGATCCCGGGCTTCGTCACCGGCTCTGGCTTCCCGGACTGGGGCTACCACGGCTACTGGGCGGACGACTTCCAGGCGTTGGATCCGCGCTTCGGCACGGAAGAGGACTTCAAGGCGCTGGTGGACGCGGCGCACGCTCGCGGCATCCGCGTGCTGCTGGACGTCGTCTACAACCACCCGGGCTACAACTCGCGCTACCTGAAGGACCACCCGGACTGGCTGCGCTCGGAAGACAAGGGCACCTGCGGCTCGGATGACCTGACGTCGTGCGTGGCGGGCCTGCCGGACTTCAAGACCGAACGTCCGGAGGTGGCGAAGTACCTGCTGGACGCGCAGATCGACTGGGCGAAGCGCTCCGGCGTGGACGGCTTCCGGTTGGACACCGTGAAGCACGTGTCCCACGACTTCTGGAAGGAACACCGCCGCCGTACGCGCGCGGAGATCTCCCCGGACTTCTTCCTGCTGGGCGAGCTGTGGGGCGGCGACGTGGAGGGGCTGGCGCCGTACTTCACTCCGGATGAGATGGACGCCGGGTTCGACTTCGCCTTCCAGGGCAACGCGCTGGGCTTCGTGCAGGGCCGTGGCCGCGCGGTGGCGTTCGACCGCTACCTCCAGTCTCGCGCGAAGGTGACGCCGGGCCACCACCTGTCGCACTTCCTGTCGTCGCACGACGTGGACGGGGCGCTGCACCAGCTGCAAGGCAACGTGCCCCTCTTCCGCCTGGCCGCCACGCTGCAGCTCACCACGAGCGGCATCCCCGTCATCTACTACGGCGAGGAAGTGGGCCGCGCGGGCGGTGACTGGCCGCAGAACCGCAGCGACATGCCGTGGGGCAAGCAGGCGGTGAAGCCCGGCGCGGGAAAGAAGCGCGACGAGGCATTGCGCGACTATTACAAGCGCCTCATCGCCATCCGCCGCGCGCACCCGGCCCTGTCGCGGGGCACGCACTCGCCGCTCTCCACTGAAGGCGATGTGTATGTCTTCCAGCGGCGCGACGAAGCGTCCGGCGACACGGTGGTGGTGGCGGTGAACCGCGCCAAGACGAAGGGCGCGGTGTCGGTGCCGTGGCCGGAAGCGTGGACGGGCGTCGGCGAGGTGGAGGATCTGCTGAACGGAGGGCGGACGAAGGCTGGCGCCACGCTGGACCTGGCGCTTCCGCCGCTGTCCGCGCGCATCCTCGGACGCGTGCCGTGA
- a CDS encoding ABC transporter ATP-binding protein, translating to MAGVSFKDVAKRYGDVSVIEGLNLDIRDHEFMVLVGPSGCGKSTALRMIAGLEEISGGTISIGERAVNTLPPKDRDVSMVFQNYALYPHMSVRQNLEFGLKIRKTPKPEMDKLVDEAAEILGITHLLDRKPKALSGGQRQRVALGRAIVRKPAVFLFDEPLSNLDAKLRVQMRSEIKKLQHRLQVTSVYVTHDQIEAMTMGHRIAVMKDGKLQQLGTPLEVYEKPVNVFVAQFIGTPPINMLTATLDADGASFTGDGFKLPVPQKLRAATAGKGGRKVKVGLRPDNVLPAGNVARGESAPAEARVELVEPLGNELIVHARLGDNPLVFRLPPQATPEPGAALPVTVELESLHLFDAESELRLSV from the coding sequence ATGGCCGGCGTGTCGTTCAAGGACGTGGCGAAGCGTTACGGAGACGTGTCGGTCATCGAGGGGCTCAACCTCGATATCCGCGACCATGAGTTCATGGTCCTCGTGGGGCCGTCCGGTTGCGGCAAGTCCACGGCGCTCCGGATGATCGCCGGCCTGGAGGAGATTTCCGGAGGCACCATCTCCATCGGTGAGCGCGCGGTGAACACGCTGCCGCCGAAGGACCGGGACGTCTCCATGGTGTTCCAGAACTACGCGCTCTATCCGCACATGTCCGTGCGGCAGAACCTGGAGTTCGGTCTCAAGATCCGCAAGACGCCCAAGCCGGAGATGGACAAGCTGGTGGACGAGGCGGCGGAAATCCTCGGCATCACGCACCTCTTGGACCGCAAGCCCAAGGCGCTGTCCGGCGGCCAGCGTCAGCGCGTGGCCCTGGGGCGCGCCATCGTGCGCAAGCCGGCGGTGTTCCTCTTCGACGAGCCGCTCTCCAACCTGGACGCGAAGCTGCGCGTGCAGATGCGCTCGGAGATCAAGAAGCTCCAGCACCGGCTCCAGGTCACGTCCGTCTACGTCACGCACGATCAGATCGAAGCGATGACCATGGGCCACCGCATCGCGGTGATGAAGGACGGCAAGCTCCAGCAGCTGGGCACCCCGCTGGAGGTCTACGAGAAGCCGGTCAACGTGTTCGTGGCGCAGTTCATCGGCACGCCGCCCATCAACATGCTCACCGCCACGCTGGACGCGGACGGTGCGTCGTTCACCGGTGACGGCTTCAAGCTGCCGGTGCCGCAGAAGCTGCGCGCGGCCACGGCGGGCAAGGGCGGCCGCAAGGTGAAGGTGGGCCTGCGCCCGGACAACGTCCTGCCCGCGGGGAACGTCGCGCGCGGCGAGTCCGCGCCCGCGGAGGCGCGCGTGGAGCTGGTGGAGCCGCTGGGCAACGAGCTCATCGTGCACGCCCGCCTGGGAGACAACCCGCTGGTCTTCCGCCTGCCGCCCCAGGCGACTCCGGAACCTGGCGCCGCCCTTCCCGTGACGGTGGAGCTGGAGTCCCTGCATCTCTTCGACGCTGAATCCGAGCTGCGGCTTTCCGTTTGA
- the map gene encoding type I methionyl aminopeptidase yields MTTATPRNAPAVLPGPNDACWCGSGSKYKKCHRGADTVEARRKGADTNRKGIRPGIVGPRRVVPLTIGRPDYADSVAGRPSRSRNEPDVKSADVIARMRRACQAAAQVLAETAQHVRVGITTDALDAIAHEAYLKRGGYPSTLNYHKFPKSLCTSVNEVICHGIPDSRALEDGDIVNLDITIYLDGVHGDCSATYLVGNVEPQHQRLVQIAKECLDIGIAAVKPGRPISDIGRAVEAHAVKNGTSVVRAYCGHGIGETFHTALQVPHYYEPEADTVMQPGMIFTVEPMINQGHWDHRTWNDDWTVVTADGLRSAQFEHTLLVTDTGAEILTVP; encoded by the coding sequence ATGACCACCGCCACCCCCCGAAACGCCCCCGCCGTCCTCCCCGGGCCCAATGACGCCTGCTGGTGCGGAAGTGGCTCCAAGTACAAGAAGTGCCACCGCGGCGCGGACACCGTGGAGGCCCGCCGCAAGGGCGCCGACACCAACCGCAAGGGCATCCGCCCCGGCATCGTCGGCCCCCGCCGCGTGGTGCCGCTCACCATCGGCCGGCCGGACTACGCGGACTCCGTGGCCGGCCGTCCCTCGCGCTCGCGCAACGAGCCGGACGTGAAGTCGGCGGACGTCATCGCCCGCATGCGCCGCGCCTGCCAGGCCGCCGCCCAGGTGCTGGCGGAGACCGCGCAGCACGTGCGCGTGGGCATCACCACGGACGCGCTGGACGCCATCGCGCACGAGGCCTACCTCAAGCGCGGCGGCTACCCCAGCACGCTGAACTACCACAAGTTCCCCAAGTCGCTCTGCACCTCCGTCAACGAGGTCATCTGCCACGGCATCCCCGACAGCCGCGCGCTGGAGGACGGCGACATCGTCAACCTGGACATCACCATCTACCTGGATGGCGTCCACGGCGACTGCTCGGCCACGTACCTGGTGGGCAACGTGGAGCCCCAGCACCAGCGCCTGGTCCAGATCGCGAAGGAGTGCCTGGACATCGGCATCGCCGCCGTGAAGCCGGGCCGGCCCATCAGCGACATTGGCCGCGCGGTGGAGGCCCACGCCGTGAAGAACGGCACCAGCGTGGTGCGCGCCTACTGCGGCCACGGCATCGGAGAGACGTTCCACACCGCGCTCCAGGTGCCGCACTACTACGAGCCCGAAGCCGACACCGTCATGCAGCCCGGGATGATCTTCACCGTGGAGCCGATGATCAACCAGGGCCACTGGGACCACCGCACGTGGAACGACGACTGGACCGTCGTCACCGCGGACGGCCTGCGCAGCGCCCAGTTCGAGCACACCCTGCTCGTCACCGACACGGGCGCGGAGATCCTCACCGTCCCCTGA